From Helicobacter sp. MIT 05-5293, one genomic window encodes:
- a CDS encoding phospholipase A: MRFKSFLIIGLGLMYFNVCVMADEGESQESSQTTPQKSQTMLGDNQSRRIALYPHRSVYILPFYHSISAPTENNIRDETKFQFSFKLPVISHLFSPYGKFYFAYTQTAWFQNYNKKDSRPFRDLDYQPELFYSYERALGFLGGRFKSISAGYNHISNGEREARSRTENRLFVSANWEHQMFKNGVFGVQAMAWVYFGKHNNGFLHDNADLPKYRGYNDLWIYYKGSRHLLEFYARPVIARKYYPYFELGWTIRISKNMGLYAQYLNGWGDNIYEYNIRSQRVGVGLRLWNY; the protein is encoded by the coding sequence ATGCGTTTTAAAAGTTTTTTGATTATTGGCTTAGGGTTAATGTATTTTAATGTATGCGTAATGGCTGATGAGGGAGAATCACAAGAATCATCACAAACCACACCGCAAAAATCGCAAACAATGCTAGGAGATAATCAATCTCGGAGAATTGCGCTCTATCCGCATCGTTCTGTGTATATTTTGCCCTTTTATCATTCGATTTCTGCTCCTACGGAAAACAATATCCGTGATGAAACGAAGTTCCAATTTAGCTTTAAATTACCAGTGATAAGTCATTTGTTTTCACCTTATGGGAAGTTTTATTTTGCCTATACACAAACCGCGTGGTTTCAGAATTATAACAAGAAAGATTCTCGCCCATTTCGCGACCTTGACTATCAACCCGAGCTTTTTTATTCTTACGAGAGGGCGTTAGGATTCTTAGGAGGAAGATTTAAGAGTATTTCAGCGGGTTATAATCATATCTCTAATGGTGAGCGAGAAGCGCGTTCAAGGACGGAGAATCGTTTGTTTGTGAGTGCTAATTGGGAACATCAGATGTTTAAAAATGGTGTATTTGGTGTGCAAGCAATGGCATGGGTGTATTTTGGCAAGCATAATAATGGATTCTTGCATGACAATGCGGATTTACCAAAATATCGAGGGTATAACGATTTGTGGATTTATTATAAAGGCTCTAGGCATTTGTTGGAGTTTTATGCTCGTCCTGTGATTGCACGCAAATATTATCCTTATTTTGAGCTTGGTTGGACGATTAGAATCTCTAAAAATATGGGACTTTATGCGCAATATCTTAATGGTTGGGGAGATAATATTTATGAATACAATATCCGCTCTCAACGCGTAGGGGTAGGCTTAAGGCTATGGAATTATTAG
- the glmS gene encoding glutamine--fructose-6-phosphate transaminase (isomerizing), which translates to MCGIVGYIGKNEKKQLLLNGLKELEYRGYDSAGIAILSHNELQTFRAVGKLSQLENKCKDFSSTDLGVGIGHTRWATHGKPTEANAHPHIADFSNVVHNGIIENYQEIKSTLISKGHTFLSQTDTEVIVHLFEESLKNEYDCLKAFQQTIAQLKGAFAILLITKKAPDSIFYAKNGSPLIIGRSCDDANEIYFASSDAPLIGLADRVVYLEDGDMGVMKLGDFARFKNAKKLDGTKSYAQKEGYRYFMEKEIYEQHKVLLETMMGRVSEGDITLNELSSDFFTDIKQITICACGTSYHAGLSAKYLFERLAKIKTNVVIASEFRYALPVINDDELFIVISQSGETADTLEALKLVKKKGLKTLAICNVDNSSIVRESHASLLTRAGIEKGVASTKAFATQMMLLWILSVYLGKQRGHISSQELKSHIASMVESAKKTRVSSHLHEHIKRLSKRYLHGHGFFFIGRDIFYPLALEGALKLKEISYLHAEGYPSGEMKHGPIALADSELFAVALMPTHLLFDKIKSNVQELSARDATICAISTQHIDGVDDVLMLESCQSYMEEFFTMMVALQIFALEIAIRLGNDVDMPRNLAKSVTVE; encoded by the coding sequence ATGTGTGGGATTGTAGGATATATTGGTAAAAATGAAAAAAAACAGCTCTTGCTCAATGGACTAAAAGAGCTTGAATATCGAGGTTATGATAGTGCAGGTATCGCGATTTTAAGCCACAATGAACTCCAAACTTTTCGTGCGGTAGGTAAGCTTTCTCAACTTGAAAATAAATGTAAAGATTTTAGCTCGACCGATTTAGGTGTAGGCATCGGACATACGCGTTGGGCAACACATGGTAAGCCTACCGAAGCCAACGCTCACCCGCATATCGCAGACTTTAGTAATGTCGTGCATAATGGCATCATCGAAAATTATCAAGAAATCAAATCTACTCTCATATCAAAAGGACATACTTTCCTTTCTCAAACCGACACGGAAGTCATTGTGCATTTATTTGAAGAATCACTCAAAAATGAATATGATTGTTTGAAAGCCTTTCAGCAAACAATTGCGCAACTCAAAGGAGCGTTTGCAATTTTGCTCATCACAAAAAAAGCTCCAGATTCTATCTTTTATGCTAAAAATGGCTCGCCACTTATCATTGGACGCTCTTGCGATGATGCTAATGAGATTTATTTCGCAAGCTCTGATGCGCCACTTATCGGGCTTGCTGATCGTGTCGTGTATTTGGAAGATGGTGATATGGGCGTGATGAAGCTTGGTGATTTTGCAAGATTCAAAAATGCAAAAAAACTCGATGGCACAAAGAGTTATGCTCAAAAAGAAGGTTATCGCTATTTTATGGAAAAGGAAATCTACGAACAACACAAAGTGCTTTTAGAAACTATGATGGGACGAGTAAGTGAAGGGGATATTACCCTCAATGAGCTTAGCTCTGATTTTTTTACCGACATCAAGCAAATCACCATTTGTGCGTGCGGGACAAGCTATCATGCAGGACTTAGCGCAAAATATCTTTTTGAACGATTAGCAAAAATCAAAACCAATGTCGTGATTGCAAGCGAGTTTCGTTATGCCTTGCCTGTCATCAATGACGATGAGCTTTTTATCGTCATTTCTCAAAGTGGTGAAACTGCGGATACTTTGGAAGCACTCAAACTTGTGAAAAAAAAGGGATTAAAAACATTGGCGATTTGCAATGTCGATAATAGCTCAATCGTGCGAGAATCTCACGCAAGTTTGCTCACACGCGCAGGTATCGAAAAAGGTGTAGCAAGCACTAAAGCTTTTGCTACACAAATGATGCTTTTATGGATTCTAAGCGTTTATTTAGGCAAGCAGCGCGGACATATCTCATCTCAAGAGCTCAAATCTCACATTGCCTCTATGGTAGAATCTGCCAAAAAAACCCGTGTCAGCTCACATTTACACGAACATATCAAACGCCTTTCCAAACGCTATCTGCATGGGCATGGATTCTTTTTTATCGGGCGTGATATTTTTTACCCCCTTGCATTAGAGGGAGCATTGAAACTTAAAGAAATTAGCTATCTCCATGCTGAAGGTTATCCTAGCGGAGAGATGAAACACGGACCTATCGCCTTAGCAGATTCTGAACTTTTCGCTGTCGCATTAATGCCTACTCACTTACTTTTTGATAAAATCAAATCCAATGTCCAAGAGCTTAGTGCGCGCGATGCCACGATTTGTGCAATCAGCACACAGCATATTGATGGCGTTGATGATGTATTGATGCTTGAATCTTGCCAAAGCTATATGGAAGAATTTTTTACAATGATGGTGGCTTTGCAAATTTTTGCTTTAGAAATTGCTATCCGCTTAGGCAATGATGTCGATATGCCACGCAATCTTGCTAAAAGCGTTACGGTTGAGTAA